In the genome of Hymenobacter cellulosivorans, one region contains:
- a CDS encoding T9SS type A sorting domain-containing protein has protein sequence MLLSTTPFLQAVKRCLLLCITALLLASSQLYAQAPTWQIAVVAGQVSGSGSSTVTYTDMDATGNLYLIGSFTGTVVFGSTSLTSTGKRDMFVAKWSPTSNSFVWAQRAGGTGEDSGYRVTVSGSSVYVTGQFASNVISFGPTTLANTDASGVTDDIFVAKLTDAGATASFTWAQKVGSTANDYLFALASNGPSIYILVEFTATLALGSTTLVPAGFSDGVLVKFTDIGISGRVEWAQPFVSPSEDSPSAIAVSGTSIYVAGDFEGQTLQLGPLQLTNSDPTGSTPDIFVAKLTDAGTNCSVVWAQRAGGQEREYIYDIAVNGTSVYLIGEFVGVTTGFGPIPLVATGRVNTLIAKLADAGSSANFIWAQQAGGSSADRPMSIVASGNAVYVAGYFSSPTMRFGSLALTNTGGDDLFVTQLLDAGASGSFSWVQHASGTRNESATGLQLQGTTLYMVGSTTSSLMTFGSQSMANPSGAQQGFLASLSIGPLASRNASLLAGLSVYPNPARTSALVILPSQTGLTQATVTLADAVGRIVRTGSTAFGSNGLRQQLPLAGLPAGYYIVIVQAGEARAVRTLLIE, from the coding sequence ATGCTATTATCCACTACTCCATTTCTACAGGCAGTAAAGCGCTGCTTGCTGCTTTGCATTACCGCCTTATTGCTTGCCAGCTCACAACTCTATGCGCAGGCACCCACTTGGCAAATAGCCGTCGTGGCCGGACAGGTAAGCGGCTCGGGATCCTCTACCGTGACGTACACGGATATGGATGCGACTGGCAACTTGTACCTCATCGGCTCCTTCACCGGCACTGTCGTCTTCGGCTCGACCAGCCTGACCAGCACCGGCAAGCGCGACATGTTCGTCGCTAAATGGAGCCCAACAAGCAACTCATTCGTTTGGGCACAACGCGCCGGTGGCACCGGGGAGGATAGTGGCTATAGAGTTACCGTAAGTGGTAGCAGTGTGTATGTAACGGGCCAATTCGCCAGTAATGTCATTAGCTTCGGCCCCACTACGCTAGCCAATACTGATGCGAGTGGCGTAACCGACGATATATTTGTGGCCAAACTTACGGATGCCGGCGCCACAGCCAGCTTTACGTGGGCGCAGAAGGTCGGCAGTACGGCCAATGACTATCTTTTCGCCCTCGCCTCAAACGGACCCAGTATCTATATCCTGGTTGAATTTACTGCTACCCTCGCACTGGGCAGTACAACCTTGGTCCCAGCAGGCTTCAGCGATGGCGTGTTGGTTAAATTTACGGATATAGGGATAAGTGGCCGCGTAGAATGGGCACAACCCTTTGTAAGCCCCAGTGAGGACAGCCCGTCTGCTATAGCTGTCAGTGGTACCAGCATCTACGTGGCCGGCGACTTCGAGGGCCAAACCCTGCAATTAGGCCCTCTCCAGCTGACTAATAGTGATCCGACGGGAAGCACCCCGGATATTTTCGTGGCCAAGCTGACGGATGCGGGCACCAACTGCAGCGTTGTGTGGGCGCAACGTGCTGGAGGACAAGAAAGAGAATATATTTACGACATCGCTGTTAACGGTACCAGCGTGTATCTCATCGGCGAGTTCGTGGGCGTGACGACTGGCTTTGGCCCTATTCCTCTGGTAGCCACTGGGCGGGTTAATACCCTGATTGCCAAGCTTGCCGATGCCGGGTCCAGCGCCAATTTTATCTGGGCACAGCAGGCCGGTGGATCATCAGCTGACCGTCCGATGAGCATAGTTGCCAGTGGAAACGCGGTGTACGTGGCCGGGTACTTTTCAAGTCCTACAATGCGCTTTGGAAGCCTGGCGCTTACCAATACCGGGGGCGATGATTTGTTCGTGACCCAACTCTTGGACGCCGGGGCCAGCGGCAGCTTCAGCTGGGTACAACATGCCAGTGGAACAAGGAATGAGAGTGCCACCGGACTGCAGCTGCAGGGAACGACCTTGTATATGGTCGGATCTACCACTAGTTCCCTTATGACCTTCGGGAGTCAATCTATGGCTAACCCATCGGGAGCTCAACAAGGCTTTTTAGCTTCTCTTTCGATAGGACCGTTGGCTTCTCGAAATGCTTCGTTGCTGGCCGGGTTGAGCGTGTATCCCAATCCGGCGCGCACCAGCGCCTTGGTAATCCTACCAAGCCAGACGGGCCTGACGCAGGCCACAGTTACGTTAGCGGATGCGGTAGGGCGGATCGTTCGCACTGGCTCAACTGCTTTTGGATCCAACGGCTTACGCCAGCAATTGCCGTTAGCAGGCCTGCCGGCTGGATACTATATTGTTATAGTACAGGCCGGTGAGGCGCGGGCAGTGCGCACCCTCCTTATTGAGTAA
- a CDS encoding T9SS type A sorting domain-containing protein, whose translation MRHLFTYYAAAALACTAISQPVTAQIQNGNFEARNQDPRGPDNVKGPKFAAYDDLPGWTGISQKFGSPNYLATPAAFYAPNMDPRLTNDFGGAFPPHNDSKGCVALSKEQFIPESFQFITQQVTLLKGHRYQAKFYALRRPGYTCSDKLALYVTEGGKPDYVYDRPNSSYSFSAYKFSPEPYAKVVSPVISDTQNWTEVTGTFIADGVASGSSVTASVTLGYADTQVPQSPGLCSGTGPTYYIIDDVSLTDLGPCPMPTTPSGFQLVYVPNSANSSLVYDIAIPNGEHTTTYMLTLTDPAPPYSPITAPYTQYMYTGSGWSYTPGNEQQPGYTRFHLGLVGPQPNTGPGNTFRVVVTATGPCGSVTGVQNVTLPAVGGGGGAEDTRAAQGDSEPYSIAYPNPTNREIQLPNGTTQIQLVNSRGRIVVEQKAKDLRLMSVDQLPAGLYHLRMVVHGKSTSQRIQIQH comes from the coding sequence ATGAGACACTTGTTTACCTATTACGCCGCAGCGGCATTAGCCTGTACAGCCATTAGTCAACCGGTAACCGCTCAAATTCAGAATGGTAATTTCGAAGCTCGGAATCAGGATCCGCGCGGCCCTGATAACGTAAAGGGCCCCAAGTTTGCAGCCTATGATGACTTACCAGGCTGGACTGGTATCTCCCAAAAATTTGGGAGCCCGAACTACTTGGCTACGCCGGCCGCCTTCTACGCGCCAAATATGGACCCGCGTCTTACAAATGACTTTGGTGGCGCTTTTCCCCCGCACAACGACAGTAAGGGTTGTGTCGCACTTTCAAAAGAACAGTTTATACCGGAGAGCTTCCAGTTCATTACTCAGCAAGTCACGCTTCTAAAAGGCCATCGATATCAAGCAAAATTCTACGCGCTGCGGCGTCCTGGCTATACGTGTAGCGATAAACTTGCCTTGTATGTAACAGAGGGAGGAAAGCCGGACTATGTATATGACAGACCCAATAGTAGCTATTCCTTCAGTGCCTATAAATTCTCCCCTGAGCCCTATGCCAAAGTGGTTTCGCCGGTAATTAGCGATACGCAAAACTGGACAGAAGTTACCGGAACATTTATAGCTGATGGTGTCGCTTCGGGTTCAAGCGTGACAGCATCTGTCACGCTTGGGTATGCCGATACGCAAGTGCCCCAATCCCCAGGGCTTTGTTCCGGCACGGGTCCTACGTATTACATCATTGACGATGTGTCGTTGACGGACTTAGGACCATGCCCGATGCCCACGACTCCCAGCGGCTTTCAGCTGGTGTATGTACCGAATTCGGCTAACTCCTCCCTCGTGTATGATATTGCCATCCCCAACGGCGAGCATACCACGACCTACATGCTTACGCTGACGGATCCGGCGCCTCCTTATTCTCCCATAACAGCGCCTTACACCCAATATATGTACACCGGCTCAGGATGGTCCTATACTCCTGGGAATGAGCAACAGCCGGGGTATACAAGATTTCATTTAGGCCTTGTTGGTCCGCAACCTAACACAGGGCCTGGCAACACGTTTCGCGTAGTAGTGACGGCAACTGGTCCCTGCGGCAGTGTTACGGGTGTACAAAACGTAACATTGCCGGCTGTCGGCGGAGGCGGTGGTGCGGAGGACACGCGCGCTGCGCAGGGTGACAGCGAGCCGTATAGCATTGCCTATCCCAATCCTACCAACCGTGAAATACAACTGCCTAACGGCACTACGCAAATCCAACTTGTCAATAGCCGAGGAAGGATTGTCGTTGAGCAAAAGGCTAAGGACCTTCGGCTGATGAGTGTTGATCAGCTTCCTGCTGGCTTATATCACTTGCGCATGGTGGTACACGGGAAAAGCACGAGTCAGCGCATTCAGATTCAGCATTAA
- a CDS encoding PBSX family phage terminase large subunit: MESTAEVVVNQGGTWSAKTYTILQTLFAKLADDKRAVATVCGQDIPNLKAGAIRDANEIYHNSPELQRLIKTYNKSDHTFTFHNGCVMEFKSYDSPQDAKSGKRKYLFVNEANGIPYGVFEELYMRTEQSFIDYNPNGEFWVHDNLIGRPNVETLISYHIHNPFVKPKQRAKIEALKEKDLELWKVYARGLTGKIEGLVLRNWTVVEEVPPGYRFLGRGLDFGFTNDPTTAVDLYLGGGQLWADEVLYKEGLTNPDIHRELLVADPSATLKVVVADSAEQKSIEELRRLGFRLIEPATKGPGSVNAGLDLLRSYHLNVTRRSVMLRKELSNYKWKVDRLTGRPTNEPVDAFNHCIDAMRYVALNKLPAALAPRRRSAPSSIVR, from the coding sequence ATGGAAAGTACCGCTGAGGTGGTGGTGAATCAAGGCGGCACCTGGTCAGCGAAGACCTACACTATCCTGCAAACGCTTTTTGCCAAGCTGGCTGATGATAAGCGCGCCGTGGCCACGGTATGCGGGCAGGACATTCCGAACCTCAAAGCCGGCGCCATTCGGGACGCCAACGAAATCTACCATAACAGCCCTGAGCTGCAGCGGCTCATCAAAACGTACAACAAGTCGGACCACACCTTCACCTTCCACAATGGGTGCGTGATGGAGTTTAAAAGCTACGACAGCCCGCAGGATGCGAAGAGTGGCAAGCGCAAGTACCTGTTCGTCAATGAGGCCAACGGCATTCCTTATGGCGTGTTCGAGGAACTGTACATGCGTACCGAGCAGAGCTTTATCGACTACAACCCCAACGGCGAATTCTGGGTGCATGATAATCTTATCGGGCGGCCCAATGTCGAAACACTGATTTCCTACCACATTCATAATCCATTCGTGAAGCCCAAGCAGCGGGCTAAAATCGAAGCGCTGAAGGAGAAGGACCTTGAATTGTGGAAGGTATATGCCCGTGGCCTCACGGGTAAAATTGAAGGCTTGGTGCTCCGCAACTGGACAGTGGTTGAAGAAGTGCCGCCTGGTTACCGTTTCCTAGGTCGTGGACTGGACTTCGGCTTTACCAATGATCCGACCACGGCCGTTGACTTATACCTCGGGGGCGGGCAGCTATGGGCTGATGAAGTACTCTACAAAGAAGGACTAACCAACCCCGACATTCATCGGGAGTTGCTGGTAGCGGACCCATCTGCCACGCTGAAGGTAGTGGTTGCTGATTCGGCCGAGCAAAAGAGCATCGAAGAACTACGCCGTCTCGGCTTCCGGTTGATTGAGCCCGCCACCAAAGGGCCGGGCTCGGTGAATGCAGGCTTGGACTTGCTGCGGAGCTATCATCTCAATGTGACCCGCCGCAGCGTGATGCTGCGCAAGGAACTCAGCAACTACAAATGGAAGGTAGACCGGCTCACTGGGCGCCCGACCAATGAGCCGGTGGACGCCTTTAACCACTGTATTGATGCCATGCGCTACGTGGCCCTGAATAAACTCCCAGCGGCGTTGGCCCCCCGCCGTCGTTCCGCACCTTCTTCCATTGTCCGCTAA
- a CDS encoding terminase small subunit, translated as MLNPENQPTPPPVQLTTKQQRFVEEYCVDWNCTQAAIRAGYAKKNAGQEGSRLYKKVEIKSAIDARLKELSLSAGQVTKLISDIAETRLNDFLTVKEVEKKTKIPQPLAETIRLLEAQIAFDEEYAARSVEVLGLLDEAKETYLASKQQAIKHKRLEVLRHQMTLERDPEAFIMVAGPPELVKRVDLDLVKIAEAKEGNRIKSWQPSEFGIKVEMYDAAAALRDMGRVHGIFEKDNSQANAIPVINAKVEVITSGVPIARSEKEAAADV; from the coding sequence ATGCTCAACCCCGAAAATCAGCCAACCCCGCCACCCGTCCAACTCACGACGAAGCAGCAGCGCTTTGTGGAGGAGTATTGCGTTGATTGGAATTGTACTCAGGCAGCAATTCGAGCTGGTTACGCGAAGAAGAATGCGGGGCAGGAAGGGTCACGTTTGTATAAGAAAGTAGAAATAAAGTCGGCTATTGATGCGCGGCTGAAGGAGTTGAGTCTATCCGCTGGGCAGGTGACGAAACTCATCAGTGACATTGCAGAAACCCGCCTGAATGACTTTCTAACGGTAAAAGAGGTAGAGAAGAAGACCAAGATTCCGCAACCACTGGCCGAGACGATCCGGTTATTGGAGGCGCAAATTGCATTTGATGAAGAATACGCCGCCCGCTCGGTGGAGGTGCTTGGTCTGTTGGATGAAGCGAAGGAAACCTACTTGGCTAGCAAGCAGCAGGCCATCAAGCACAAGCGCTTAGAAGTACTTCGGCACCAGATGACGCTGGAGCGGGACCCCGAGGCGTTTATCATGGTTGCTGGCCCTCCGGAGCTGGTAAAGCGCGTCGACCTGGACTTGGTGAAGATTGCCGAGGCCAAGGAAGGCAACCGCATTAAGTCGTGGCAGCCTTCAGAATTCGGCATTAAGGTGGAGATGTACGACGCGGCGGCGGCCCTGCGCGACATGGGCCGCGTGCACGGCATCTTCGAGAAGGACAACAGCCAGGCCAATGCCATTCCAGTAATTAACGCTAAGGTGGAAGTAATCACCAGTGGCGTGCCTATTGCAAGAAGCGAGAAGGAGGCCGCAGCTGATGTTTAA
- a CDS encoding ASCH domain-containing protein — MKALSLIQPYATLIMLGYKQYETRSWDTKHRGPLAIHASVGKPAWARQVAATCPEISAILQRHGLDFDTLPRGVVLGTCEVVSTHTTLSMSHLSITELACGDYTPGRYAWRLIAPLCCNTPVPCKGALSLWSLPAEVEQQVHATSLPF, encoded by the coding sequence ATGAAAGCCTTATCTCTCATTCAACCCTATGCCACGCTCATCATGCTGGGCTATAAGCAATACGAAACCCGCTCTTGGGATACGAAGCACCGTGGCCCGCTGGCTATCCATGCAAGTGTTGGAAAGCCTGCCTGGGCCCGTCAAGTAGCGGCCACCTGCCCCGAAATCTCCGCTATCCTACAGCGGCATGGTTTGGACTTCGACACCTTGCCCCGCGGCGTCGTGCTGGGTACCTGCGAAGTGGTCAGTACGCACACAACGCTGAGTATGTCGCACCTGAGCATTACCGAGCTGGCTTGTGGCGACTACACGCCCGGCCGCTATGCGTGGCGTCTGATTGCTCCTCTTTGTTGCAACACGCCCGTACCCTGCAAAGGGGCCCTGAGCCTCTGGAGTCTGCCAGCTGAAGTAGAGCAGCAGGTGCATGCTACGAGCTTGCCCTTCTGA
- the dnaB gene encoding replicative DNA helicase, with the protein METPKHFNHVPPHADDLELAVLGAMLVDADGLRTAMGLLGTTEDVFYQAPHRLLFRSMVRLFIAGRAVDAVSLHLRLGQDGALPKHGVLDAYEAIVQSVNSSAHVETHVLQLLELYTKRRMGEIGRLLVAKSYDAMQDSFELLTEAQKLLNSAHAALQLKRPRAVAELYDSIIDDIVHATEQTGGLTGVPAGLSLLDRLTGGWQDSDLVIIAARPGMGKTSLVLSNGVYAAKAGYPGAIFSLEMGERQLVRKMVATEAGYTTQQLLKGKLDGGREEAEAIRERASKLKSIGLYIDDTASLSLGELRAKATKLKAEYGIRWIVVDYLQLMTAPEVKGNREQEISAISRGLKKLAKELDLPVMALSQLSRSVEQRGGDKRPMLSDLRESGAIEQDADMVVFLYRAEYYKIMEDEMGNSTKDTTELIVAKHRNGSTATGDDALIVSSKMAFGRYSDIDTSPAPAGERAFYDKDTRTTVQLGKLPESRFEEEEMPF; encoded by the coding sequence ATGGAAACTCCCAAGCATTTCAACCACGTTCCCCCACACGCTGACGACTTGGAGTTGGCCGTTCTGGGTGCCATGCTCGTCGATGCCGACGGCCTGCGCACGGCCATGGGCCTGCTGGGCACCACCGAGGACGTGTTTTACCAGGCTCCCCACCGCCTGCTCTTCCGCAGCATGGTGCGCCTGTTCATCGCTGGCCGCGCCGTGGATGCCGTGAGCCTGCACCTGCGCCTTGGGCAGGACGGGGCCCTGCCCAAGCACGGCGTACTGGATGCCTACGAGGCCATCGTGCAAAGCGTCAACTCCTCGGCCCACGTCGAAACGCATGTGCTGCAACTGCTCGAGCTCTACACCAAGCGGCGCATGGGCGAGATTGGCCGGCTGCTGGTGGCCAAGTCCTACGACGCCATGCAGGACTCTTTCGAGCTGCTGACCGAGGCCCAGAAGCTGCTCAACTCGGCCCACGCTGCCCTGCAGCTCAAGCGGCCCCGCGCCGTGGCTGAGCTCTACGATTCCATCATCGACGACATCGTGCATGCCACTGAGCAAACCGGTGGCCTGACTGGGGTGCCGGCGGGCCTGAGCCTGCTAGACCGGCTGACCGGTGGCTGGCAGGACTCCGACCTGGTCATCATTGCGGCCCGGCCCGGGATGGGCAAAACCAGCCTGGTGCTGAGCAACGGCGTGTATGCCGCCAAGGCCGGCTACCCGGGGGCCATCTTCTCGCTGGAGATGGGGGAGCGGCAACTGGTGCGCAAGATGGTAGCCACCGAAGCCGGCTATACCACCCAGCAGCTCCTGAAGGGCAAGCTCGATGGCGGCCGAGAGGAAGCCGAGGCTATCCGGGAGCGGGCCAGTAAGCTCAAATCCATCGGGCTCTACATCGACGACACGGCGTCGCTGAGCCTGGGCGAGCTGCGCGCCAAGGCGACCAAGCTCAAGGCCGAGTACGGCATCCGCTGGATTGTCGTCGACTACCTGCAGCTGATGACGGCCCCGGAGGTGAAGGGCAACCGGGAGCAGGAAATCAGTGCCATCAGCCGCGGCCTGAAGAAGCTGGCCAAGGAACTGGACCTGCCGGTGATGGCTCTCTCCCAGCTCTCCCGCTCCGTCGAGCAGCGCGGCGGCGACAAGCGGCCCATGCTCAGCGACCTGCGCGAATCGGGGGCCATTGAGCAGGACGCCGACATGGTGGTGTTCCTCTACCGGGCCGAGTACTACAAAATCATGGAGGACGAAATGGGCAACTCCACGAAGGACACCACGGAGCTGATTGTGGCCAAGCACCGCAACGGTAGCACGGCCACCGGTGATGACGCGCTAATCGTGAGTTCGAAAATGGCTTTTGGTCGCTACTCAGATATCGACACGAGCCCCGCGCCGGCGGGGGAGCGGGCCTTCTACGACAAGGACACCCGCACCACGGTGCAGCTGGGTAAGCTGCCTGAAAGCCGCTTCGAGGAGGAGGAAATGCCCTTTTAG
- a CDS encoding DNA adenine methylase — MKSLLGYYGGKAGPVGAWITSQLPPHDIYVEPFGGMCGILMQKRPSRVEVYNDLSGDLVNLFRVVREQPEALREALALTPYARKEHAAAVRNWQPERVDHIERARRTYTHLAQSRDGALVSKSFSFGGAAYKGSVADTFVNGQCRIPEVCGRLRTVLLECCDWQSICRQHDGPDTLFYLDPPYVRSTRTANDGYAHEMTDAQHQELIGWCLRATGSILLSGYDSDLYEPLLAAGWHRRRMKVASHASAARQRKSGNAGRTECLWLNARAAAATPTLFCPTA, encoded by the coding sequence ATGAAATCACTCCTTGGATACTATGGCGGTAAGGCCGGCCCCGTTGGCGCCTGGATTACGTCCCAGTTGCCGCCTCACGACATCTACGTGGAGCCCTTCGGTGGTATGTGCGGCATCCTGATGCAGAAGCGCCCGAGTCGGGTGGAGGTGTATAACGACCTGTCTGGAGACCTGGTAAACCTCTTCCGGGTGGTTCGTGAGCAGCCCGAAGCATTGCGCGAGGCACTAGCCTTGACACCTTACGCCCGCAAGGAGCACGCAGCGGCTGTGCGCAACTGGCAGCCCGAGCGGGTAGATCACATCGAGCGGGCCCGCCGCACCTACACCCATTTGGCCCAGAGCCGAGATGGGGCATTGGTAAGCAAGTCGTTCAGCTTCGGCGGGGCGGCCTATAAAGGCTCGGTAGCGGATACGTTCGTCAATGGGCAGTGCCGAATTCCAGAGGTATGCGGCCGGCTGCGCACGGTGCTGCTGGAGTGCTGCGACTGGCAAAGCATCTGCCGGCAACACGACGGGCCCGACACGCTCTTCTACCTGGACCCGCCTTACGTGCGCTCCACCCGCACGGCCAACGACGGCTACGCCCACGAGATGACCGATGCCCAGCACCAGGAGTTGATTGGCTGGTGCCTGCGGGCAACGGGTAGCATCCTGCTATCGGGCTATGATAGTGACCTCTACGAGCCCCTGCTGGCTGCGGGCTGGCATCGTCGGCGCATGAAAGTCGCCTCCCATGCCAGCGCCGCTCGGCAACGCAAGTCCGGTAACGCTGGGCGGACGGAATGCCTCTGGCTGAACGCTCGAGCTGCGGCTGCTACCCCCACGCTTTTCTGCCCAACCGCATGA
- a CDS encoding 3'-5' exonuclease — translation MASYFKLRTGLARGIDNPTGNKKVCTEKVEYFCQDATGVYSVNVYEDGFVYMSPVPSKQLLAKYPNAVLQVPAEAVPCSAAEYEAAHALFVVAEAKRKAEEEALKALRKGMSRNQHAAEEAQVAEPIIADIARMAPMPHFLDDFTVIDLEFQINDLLELAAIRYQNWQPVGQVQSLVRFRGSILPQVHRITGIREADVWNAPEEKAVLQRFKQLAGDSLLVCHNLSADRRILEAARTRCGAQQALPNEWFCTLALARQRLPDAKSHKLGDLCTRFGIAAHGAHRALRDVEMCAGLLQRLHQMEPVNGPLLAKAKGKKAAAHPSLPFAA, via the coding sequence ATGGCTAGCTACTTCAAACTGCGCACCGGCCTGGCCCGCGGCATCGACAACCCCACCGGCAACAAGAAGGTGTGCACCGAGAAGGTGGAATACTTCTGCCAGGATGCTACCGGCGTGTACTCGGTGAATGTCTACGAGGATGGCTTCGTCTACATGAGCCCGGTACCCAGCAAGCAACTATTGGCCAAGTACCCCAACGCCGTGCTGCAGGTGCCGGCCGAGGCCGTGCCCTGCTCGGCGGCCGAGTACGAGGCGGCCCACGCCCTGTTCGTGGTGGCCGAGGCCAAGCGCAAAGCCGAGGAGGAAGCCCTCAAGGCCCTGCGCAAGGGCATGAGCCGCAACCAGCACGCGGCCGAGGAAGCGCAGGTGGCCGAGCCCATCATTGCGGACATCGCGCGGATGGCGCCCATGCCGCACTTCCTCGACGACTTCACCGTCATCGACCTGGAATTTCAGATTAACGACTTGTTGGAGCTGGCCGCCATCCGCTACCAGAACTGGCAGCCGGTGGGCCAGGTGCAAAGCCTCGTGCGGTTTCGCGGCTCCATTCTTCCGCAAGTACACCGCATTACGGGCATTCGGGAGGCGGACGTGTGGAATGCTCCCGAGGAAAAGGCCGTGCTGCAACGCTTCAAGCAGCTGGCCGGCGACTCACTGCTGGTGTGCCACAACCTGAGCGCCGACCGCCGCATCCTCGAAGCCGCCCGCACCCGCTGTGGTGCCCAGCAGGCCCTGCCCAACGAATGGTTCTGCACGCTGGCCCTGGCCCGGCAGCGGCTGCCCGACGCCAAGAGCCATAAGCTGGGCGACCTGTGCACCCGCTTTGGCATTGCTGCACATGGTGCCCACCGCGCGCTGCGCGACGTGGAGATGTGCGCCGGCCTGCTCCAGCGCTTGCACCAAATGGAACCCGTCAACGGGCCGCTGCTGGCCAAAGCCAAAGGCAAGAAAGCCGCGGCTCACCCTTCACTTCCTTTTGCTGCTTAA
- a CDS encoding phosphoadenosine phosphosulfate reductase domain-containing protein, protein MEDTSKSFGPAFEVPAVILAALQAGADMVWSLSGGKDSQALVIVGAAWFRLMGFPGRQYIVHADLGRAEWPQTAAFVEKLAQQVGLPLVIVQRKKGDLVARFEERIEATRATGAPFWPSAESRYCTSHLKGGPIDQVLRNPAPFWPSSDSRYCTSDLKRGPIDGALRSAEVVISAEGVRADESRERAKKPVVEIRASITAKSTVKPEENLASMSPEDALAARNPGKRVALNWRPLLNWSTEDIWRACGTSSAELEKRQALYRNGHHHLALDGWVGHPAYVFGNQRLSCAFCVLGSKSDLLNGAQHNPELYAHLIQLEIIGDATFKNNWSLAELPVTGRAAQLRDEVLAGKEQANG, encoded by the coding sequence ATGGAAGATACTAGCAAATCTTTTGGCCCAGCTTTCGAGGTGCCCGCTGTAATTCTAGCGGCACTGCAGGCGGGTGCCGACATGGTCTGGAGCCTTTCCGGTGGCAAGGATTCACAAGCACTAGTTATTGTCGGCGCTGCCTGGTTTCGCTTGATGGGCTTTCCCGGCCGGCAGTACATTGTGCATGCTGACCTGGGCCGTGCTGAATGGCCCCAGACTGCCGCCTTTGTCGAGAAGCTGGCCCAGCAAGTGGGCTTGCCTCTGGTCATAGTACAGCGAAAGAAAGGAGACTTGGTTGCCCGCTTTGAAGAGCGGATAGAGGCGACTCGCGCCACGGGTGCCCCATTCTGGCCCTCGGCCGAGTCTCGCTACTGCACCAGCCATTTGAAGGGTGGGCCTATTGACCAGGTACTGCGCAATCCAGCCCCGTTCTGGCCTTCCTCCGATAGCCGGTATTGCACCTCCGACCTGAAGCGCGGTCCGATTGATGGAGCGCTACGCTCGGCGGAGGTGGTTATTTCGGCCGAAGGTGTGCGGGCTGATGAAAGCCGGGAGCGAGCAAAGAAGCCTGTCGTAGAAATCCGGGCCAGCATCACAGCCAAGAGCACGGTCAAGCCCGAAGAGAACCTGGCCAGCATGAGCCCAGAGGATGCCCTGGCAGCACGTAACCCCGGTAAGCGGGTAGCCCTGAACTGGCGGCCTCTGCTCAACTGGAGCACCGAGGATATTTGGCGGGCCTGCGGTACCAGCTCGGCTGAGTTGGAAAAGCGGCAAGCCCTGTACCGGAATGGCCACCACCACCTGGCCCTTGATGGGTGGGTGGGGCATCCTGCCTACGTATTCGGCAACCAGCGCCTTAGCTGTGCTTTCTGTGTGTTGGGTAGCAAGAGCGACCTACTGAACGGGGCCCAACATAACCCGGAGTTGTACGCTCACTTGATTCAGTTGGAAATCATCGGTGATGCCACCTTTAAAAACAACTGGAGCCTAGCGGAGCTGCCCGTAACGGGCCGTGCGGCGCAGCTCCGGGATGAGGTGTTAGCGGGAAAGGAGCAGGCTAATGGCTAG
- a CDS encoding S24 family peptidase: MSDKSNARFVSHFSKKEIVYYRRLEFGARAGIAESYASDFNFNDLPLFPVIHMAGDPDEGLVVDIDGDSMEPQLRSGMKVLVEELPNADYWKDARPGVYIVIFKHHFVIKRIKHNTLRSTGKVLLESDNPEGGVEEVIIDDIHGMWRVIRGVDVPIR, encoded by the coding sequence ATGTCGGACAAGAGCAATGCCCGGTTCGTCAGCCACTTTAGTAAGAAGGAGATTGTGTATTACAGGAGGTTAGAGTTTGGCGCCCGGGCGGGTATTGCGGAGTCGTATGCCAGTGACTTCAACTTTAATGATTTACCCTTATTCCCCGTCATCCACATGGCTGGCGACCCCGATGAGGGCCTGGTCGTGGACATCGACGGCGATTCGATGGAGCCCCAGTTGCGCTCGGGTATGAAGGTGCTGGTAGAGGAGTTGCCCAACGCCGACTACTGGAAGGACGCCCGGCCAGGCGTGTATATCGTCATCTTCAAGCATCACTTCGTCATCAAGCGCATCAAGCACAATACCCTGCGGTCCACGGGCAAAGTATTACTGGAGTCCGACAATCCCGAGGGCGGCGTCGAGGAAGTCATCATCGACGACATTCACGGGATGTGGCGCGTGATTCGGGGCGTGGATGTGCCGATACGGTAA